A DNA window from Salvelinus namaycush isolate Seneca chromosome 30, SaNama_1.0, whole genome shotgun sequence contains the following coding sequences:
- the cngb1a gene encoding cyclic nucleotide-gated cation channel beta-1, which produces MEGGRNIPQIITSQDPLSISLTVSLAPVTKHSGSLLPVEERSAEDDDVFGVDDLEMQTGLLTVEDEDRPASAASYGSVIVHERVTTLVKLFKARTVRKREKLMDPDDSEEDSPQTTPAKAPPPPPPPEEDKDISAPVEEEEVEEYWDFYGYPIKILKLPKMPPLPSWLQTIVDFRFPSSIDPYTDLVYVVWLFFVMMAWNWNVWLIPVRWAFPYQTADNIYWWLFMDYTCDLIYITDILVFQPRLEFVRGGDIVCDKKDMRDNYMTTERFKMDCISMFPMEIFYYFTGVNSLLRFPRLLKYMAFFEFNDRLEAVMKKAYIYRVILTTSYLLYSLHINACLFYWGSDYEGLGSTKWVYNGKGNSYIRCYYFAVKTLITIGGLPDPTTVFEITFQLVNYFVGVFAFSIMIGQMRDVVGAATAGQNYYRACMDNTIKYMTSYHIPTEVQNRVKTWYDYTWQIQGMLDEQELLIQLPDKMRMDMAVDVNYSIVSKVALFQGCDRQMIFDMLMRLKSVVYLPGDFVCKKGEIGREMYIIKQGEVQVVGGPDLKTVFVTIRAGSVFGEISLLAGGGGNRRTANVMAHGFANLFILDKRDLSDILVHYPESQKLLRKKAKKMLTKDKKPEEKAEAKETAEVIPDRPETPKLFKAALVVTEQAGIKGTFAKLKEGYKPAETGSSGLPIPPPSLMVHRRSPIPPTDARVEDDEDAVSETTDSMMLIRMTRRHKGEELLY; this is translated from the exons ACAG TGGCTCGCTCCTCCCGGTGGAAGAGAGAAGTGCTGAAGATGATGATGTTTTTGGTGTTGATGACTTAGAGATGCAGACCGGCCTCCTGACTGTGGAAGATGA GGATCGTCCAGCATCAGCGGCCAGCTATGGCAGTGTGATTGTCCATGAGAGAGTGACTACACTGGTCAAGCTGTTTAAGGCGAGGACGGTCCGCAAGAGGGAAAAACTGATGGACCCTGACGACTCTGAGGAAGACAGCCCTCAAACCA CCCCAGCCAAGgcaccccctccccctcctcccccagaaGAGGACAAGGACATCTCAGCCccggtggaggaggaagaggtggaggagtaCTGGGACTTCTATGGATACCCGATCAAAATCCTCAAACTTCCCAAAATGCCCCCACTTCCTAGTTGGCTTCAAACCATAGTGGACTTTCGTTTCCCTTCCAGCATCGACCCTTATACTG ACCTGGTCTACGTGGTGTGGCTGTTCTTTGTGATGATGGCATGGAACTGGAACGTGTGGCTGATCCCGGTGCGCTGGGCCTTCCCCTACCAGACTGCAGACAACATCTACTGGTGGCTGTTTATGGACTACACCTGTGACCTTATCTACATCACCGACATCCTGGTCTTTCAGCCCCGCCTGGAGTTTGTACGCGGAGGAGATATTGTG TGTGACAAAAAGGACATGAGAGACAACTACATGACAACAGAACGATTCAAG ATGGATTGTATCAGTATGTTCCCCATGGAGATATTTTACTACTTTACTGGAGTTAACTCGCTCCTCAGATTCCCCCGCCTActgaag TACATGGCTTTCTTTGAGTTCAACGACCGTTTGGAAGCAGTAATGAAGAAAGCCTACATCTACAG agtGATCCTGACCACTTCCTACCTGTTGTATTCTCTCCACATCAACGCCTGTCTGTTCTATTGGGGTTCTGACTACGAGGGGCTCGGGTCCACTAAGTGGGTCTACAACGGCAAAGGGAACAG TTATATCCGGTGTTACTACTTTGCTGTGAAGACCCTGATCACCATCGGTGGTCTCCCGGACCCAACCACCGTGTTCGAGATCACATTCCAGCTAGTCAACTATTTTGTTGGCGTCTTTGCTTTCTCCATCATGATTGGTCAG ATGAGAGATGTGGTGGGGGCTGCCACAGCGGGACAGAACTACTACCGGGCCTGTATGGACAACACCATCAAGTACATGACCTCCTACCACATCCCCACAGAGGTCCAGAACCGAGTCAAGACCTGGTACGACTACACCTGGCAAATACAGGGCATGCTGG atgaGCAGGAGCTGTTGATCCAGCTGCCAGATAAGATGAGGATGGACATGGCTGTGGATGTTAACTACTCCATTGTGAGTAAAGTGGCCCTGTTCCAG ggCTGTGACAGACAGATGATCTTTGACATGTTGATGAGGCTCAAGTCTGTGGTCTACCTGCCTGGGGACTTTGTCTGTAAAAAG GGTGAGATCGGCAGGGAGATGTATATCATCAAGCAGGGGGAGGTTCAGGTGGTGGGAGGACCTGATTTGAAGACTGTGTTTGTGACAATCAGGGCCGGCTCTGTGTTTGGAGAAATCAG CTTGCTGGCAGGGGGCGGGGGGAACAGACGCACGGCCAATGTGATGGCTCACGGATTCGCTAACCTCTTCATCCTGGATAAGAGGGACCTCTCAGACATCCTGGTGCACTACCCCGAGTCCCAGAAACTCCTCCGCAAGAAGGCCAA GAAAATGCTGACGAAGGATAAGAAGCCAGAGGAAAAGGCAGAGGCGAAGGAGACTGCCGAGGTGATCCCAGACAGGCCAGAGACCCCCAAGCTGTTCAAAGCAGCCCTGGTGGTTACAGAGCAGGCAGGCATTAAGGGCACCTTCGCCAAGCTGAAAGAGGGCTACAAACCTGCCGAGACTGGG TCCTCTGGACTCCCcatacctcctccctccctgatGGTGCACCGTCGCTCCCCCATCCCCCCTACAGATGCCCGGGTCGAGGATGACGAAGATGCGGTTTCCGAGACGACCGACAGCATGATGCTCATCCGCATGACACGCCGTCACAAAGGCGAGGAGCTCCT ATACTAG